A window of Eucalyptus grandis isolate ANBG69807.140 chromosome 4, ASM1654582v1, whole genome shotgun sequence genomic DNA:
TTTGCTAAGAATTTCGTCTTTGGACTGTGTTCAGAACTTCAGATCTCGATCTCCGCAAGAGTGTAAATAGACCAAGGTATCTCCCGGGGTTCTTACACTTCCCTGATTCCAAAAGCCTAAGGGACCTCTTGCCTGTACTGATCTGAGGTGGTGGGGCTAAAGAAATAAGCACTTGTCCAGAAGCTTTACAGCAAACATCAAGTAGCTCTCTTTAAAGGTACTGCAAGATTCTCGCTCAGCATCTAGCAAAACGAGAGAGAATTGCCTGCGAATATCAAGGGTGACAATGTAGGACACCCTCTCTTCAGGACTATGCCTTTCACAACATTGTTTATCACTgcattttttgaccaaaatagaTAGTACGTCAGCTACAATAATGAAAAGATAAGGGGAAAAGCGATCTTCCAGTTGAACGCCTCTAGAAGGGTCGATGGCTCCAGATTTCGTTCCATTGATGAGCAAGTTATAGGTCACGGATGTTGCAGAAGGCATAATACACCTTAGCCACTTTTCATCACAGCCCATTTCAAGCAAAACAAGCTAAAAAATGTCCCACCCAATTCTGCCATAGTCCTTAATAATGTCCACCTCCAGTTTTGTAATTATTGTTCTAATTATAGGTTTTAATGGCTCAGCACAAGTGAAAAGTTTCTTCAGTTCACGTGTAACCGTTATGTTTCTTCAGGTCATGTCTGATTGGTGCAATTATGGATTAATGACTCGACATGACTCTTGcagtttttgaatttaatattattgTTATTAAGGGTTAATGGCTCAACTAATGTGAGCATAACCGACTTGACTCTTCAATTCatcttctttcaattttctgcTGCTGTTTCTATTGTCTATAAATAGACATGCTCCTTAGTTCAAAGTCACAACAACGAAAAAACTCTTCAAAGCACTCATCTATCTTTCTCTGTACTCGTTGACTAAGTGTATCGGTTTCATTAGCTAAGTGTACCGGTTTTGACAATTGTTTGACATAGTCCTGTTCGTATGATATCTTATAATGCTAATACAAACGAGTTGAAGACGTTATATCTTGGAAAGTATTGTTTGTGAAACTGCCATGCAGCAAGAACTAATCGCTTTAAGGAGATTCAGTTAGTTGTATCTTAcatcttatttattttgttatcgctttttcaaaattattatttttctaaatacaATAAACAATGTTACATATTTTCCTCCaatatgtaattatttttccaacaATACTCCCTATTTCTTTCTCAGTCTCATGTGATTGAATTGCATGTGcattgatgatattatcttgGACCTCTTTACCTTTAAAGAGAAGGAATTTGGAAAGGAGGTAGGAGGTTACGCAAAGGAGATTCGAGTTTATTAACGATGATTTTTTGAATGATTTAGTGCGCGAACTTGCAAAGGCTCGTAGAACAGAACTGCTCTTCATAATACTATCTACACATATCGACTCACTAATTCCACAAGCTTCCTCGTCTCAATGTTTTAGGTCATACCCGACTCTCTTTTGCATTTCCCACACTCGGAATTTCAGTCCCTACACGATACACAATAATCTCATTCTTTGATGGCTAATCAAACCCATAAAGTACCTCATGAATTAAAACCCACCTATACGTGAGATTATCTCAATTTAATGTTTCTTCAAACATCAATCGTGCGCCCAACCCACGTACCCGCGTTGCATGTGGTTAAACACGTGTCGATGTATGTGTAAATTGCACTGATGTCCTGAGAAGTGTTGATACTCTATGACAACTTTTGTGGCTCTGACACGTGTCCAACGTTCTGACACGCGGTTAATACATGTCGCATTTTTCCGACATGTGGTCAACTCTTTTGATACACTCTGATACGCGAGTCTGAAATTTCGATATGCGATTCTGACACGCATTGagtcaattttaaatctttttaataaatgagaagtcaaaatataaatatataaaaaatgaaaaatgaaaaaataataaagggggAAAAGACTTCTTGTTACATTTGATAGAGAAATAtggattgttttttatttttatcaatttatcgttagatgttaaatttaatagtgGAATTTGGATtgcttcctcctttttttcctatcaagttttatggattatttaaATGGAatatagttgaatttgtcaaattgaaacaatatataatattaacaaatagcTTATTATagctcttttattattatttatttatttatgaatttcgaatcaaattaatttaaataataatttatcatgtatatataaaaatatacatttaatatacaacgtgtcccaatatattaaaattcttcaatttttgagaaatgacgtgtcgacatTTCGTGTTGCATGTTGTGTGTCGGTCGGTGCTACTTAGCTGATGTCTAAGTGACGTCTATGTATGGAGAATGGTATCTGTTTGTGAAGATGTTATGAGCAGTTCATGGGTGACTGTAgagagtttttttatttattttttatttcctttttttggtcaaagactGTAGAGAGGTCGAGGGTATTCTTATTGGGAGGAAGCTGGAAACGAGTTCGATTTTTGTTGACCGATTTGGTCTCCTCCCgccgattttttattttcttactaGCAAAGCTAACTTGGCTGATAGCATGTGCATCTCATCTgtctttataaaaataaataaataaataaatacgtaAAGCACTAAACTATTAAACAATCAATGATCTTTCAGCGGGCAAGATGTTCAACATCAGATGCTCGCCCAATTGGATTGACATGGAGGGTGGGCGATTTGGTGGCTTGGGTGGGTGGTTGAAGTTTGAATGACAAAGGGCCTTTCTCATGTCCCTTTCTAACCAACTTTAATTAACtattgattgattaattaattaattaattttcctttttttcttgttgcttAACAAGTCTTCCACTCAGAGAATTGCGTCCGTTTCTTGACTAAATCTCGTTGCACCAAACTAAATTgctcattattatttttgttcaaattatACTAGGTTCATCCGACCATAATGTCAAATGCCGGCTTCGATTGCTGAATTTCCCTCCTCATGGCTGATTAGTTAGGTCTCATTTGGTGGGGTTCAATCTAAATAATACTATCAATTCTTCATCTGAGTCCACTAAAATAGAAAAGCATATCTAGAATATTAAGAAATATATGTGTATATTTCATAGTTCTGTGAAATCGCcttagttgttttttttttttttttttttaataaatgagatGAAGAACTTGAACATTCCATAAAATCTCTCAGACAGCCACGAAGAAAAAGTAATCTCATCTTTAGTTTCAAGCTTGAACTACTTCTATCGAAATATCCATCAAAATGTGTGTCAACTTACTCTAGATGAATGGCTTTTAGATGTACTCAATTGACAAAGATGTgaattaatactataaaaatgaaacatctcaaatcaaataaaaagatgcTCTTTCATACATAAACTGCAAAATTGAAAGCTtggagaaattatcaaaaaagtcctaaaccaaTTGGCCCTCGTCATTCTAtagttggaaaaaaagaaaagaaaaaagtaaaaagaatagaaaattttaaaaattgtaaaaactgTCAATGTCAATACTAGTTGACCTATATGGCCTATATGGCATGGCCAACATTGACTAGACTGCCATATCAACGATTTTCCAAGCCAAGATTGGCCAAAATGGCTATTttgataaatcatcaaaatgctTAAGACTAAAatgacataattgaaatgtttatgactaaattggtaaataataaaaaaaaattagactaaattgacaaattattaaaagattttgaactaaattgaccaaattgaaatgttcatattaaattgatacaaatgtaataaattcaaaacttattgaatattttttccCTGTTATATGTTCTCCCTCCAAACATAGCAAagattttgtttctcttttttattgcaCAAACAAAGTGTTTTTGTCTATTTCTTAGTTGTTTTAGCCCTTGGTCGTTTGTGAATTTGGGGTTTTATCTTGGTCAATGGAGGCGTTAATGTCGTAAAAGCTTCAATCAAGTCTCAAGCTCGTAATTGAATTCGTCATGTGTCATTTTTTACGCCTGAATTCTACCAATAAAGCTTGAGACCTTTAAAACCCTATTATATTCACAATCCATTAAAAGAAAACCTTTAAATTCTCAATTGACCAAGGTCAAAACCTTAAGTCCTATTTCTGCATTTGTCCCACGTAATCTAAGGACCACAAATGTAATAAGGGCATTTTAGTTATCCACACGTTTTGGGTTTCCTAATTATGGAATTTCCAATCACCGTTCCAATATGGAAGGGGAAAGTGGAGGGTTTGCCACCTTTCCGATATAGAAGTGGGGAGATGTGAGATAGAGTAAAAGTGTTAAAAGTTAGGAttgactaaaataaaaaaaactatgaaattTCCGAACCGGTCCCAAATTTTGCAGGATTTCCAGCAGGCGACCCTCACCCAATGTCATTACCGAAAACCCGACACCTGTCGGCACCtcatttacattttaaaaaCGGGTTGGGCACCCGATATGTCCGCCCCACTCTCGTCCCTATTGCCGCCCATGCCGGGGACAGGAAAGTCAGATGTCCGACCGGTCTTAGGTTGAATCTGTTCTTAGCATCGAACCAACTAAATTCGTTCTATAGTTGATAGCCTGGAATCACGTGCAGCGAGTACTTAAAACGAAGGCGCTGCTTGCACGGGATCGGATCGTGCATTAGTGAGCATAACCAAAATCATCGTCCAACGACCCGGTAGGTCGCCACCAACCTTTCGTATCTGAAAATTCAGTTTGGTGCAATCGTACATTGATGGCTTTCGAAGGAACAGATCGATTGCTCATCGTGAATGACGGAGGCATGGAGCCGTTTAAATGaacaatgaatatttttatggataaaaacaggagatttatttatttatttagtttatgTTGAATGCATGATACTCAAGGGAGATTTCTCCTAGAGTTGGAAGAAGAGTActaaaagtgtcaaaagttattaATAACGCTCACTTTAGTATCAAAAGTTTTCGCCAaatcatttaagtgttaaattatagaaaaaaagattatttaagTGCCATCAACgagaaatttaggaaaaaaaataatacgtggcttttataagtaaaaattttatatgacttggcatattatttaaaaaaatccagtCTACATGGCATTTTCGCATGGCATGCTTCGCATTGAAATAATGGCTTTTTAATAATGACCGACACTAAAGTGATTACTTTAAATAAAACTTGGCACTCAAAACAATCACTACTTACTATTTTTAAATCAAGTCATTTACGGTTATGCGCTAATTGGACACTCCGATGAGTCATGCAGGactgataaattttttataatatggtCATATCAGAATTCCGATGACCTAGATCAAAATTAGTATCTAAGTGATCGTTATTTTAAAACgtagcatttaagtgatccgaaaaaaaaaaaaaacttttgacattaaagtAAGCATTGTTAATGACTTTTGGCACTTCGAGTATCCTTTCACCCTAGagttattcaaaatttttgctGATTGTGAATTTGGGTCGGGGACACTAATTAGTGATGCCTGCCTGAAGTTCTAATCACTCAGTTCAGATCCATGCGGGTTATTCTCCTAAAACAAGTACTTTGAGGTGATTTTCTGATGTATATAACGCTCTCGTTTTGCATAAGACTGAATTCTTGCATTTTCAAGGAGTGCAATACTCACGCGTTGTGTTTTTCATTTAATGGTGAGATTTCCGCATCACGGGTATGCTGAAGGCAATGGTTAATTGATGCGAAGATTATTAAGATGATGGCCGGAGAGCTGCTCATTATGTAGGTGGTTGATGTTAGATGACAGTGGTAGCAATCTATAGTGTCGTACAGAATTTCTTTAGCCAATGTTAGAAGTTGAACTTTCTCTTATTGTTCAACGtcgttcttgaatttttttctttgatctgATCGTGAACTTTCAAAAATCAATCCACCGtgatgttttctattgaatgcAATGTCATatcatgttctttttctctttccaccAAAAGCTTTTATTGAGCTAAATTCGAGAAGTTGAGGGACATGATTCAATAATgggaaaaaatttcaagaatcgGCTATGTCATTACCATCTCTGAACTATGGTGTTGAAACATTTGTGACTAGTTAGTAGGAAAATGTCTTGAAACATGTTTTGTTAGGTCCAGTTCTTTGGTTTTTGGTTCGATTTTAATCGAACCGGTTCTGATTCTATCCTAAATTTATAGTTATTCCTGAACATGTcaaaaatacatttctttttctttgtaacATTGAGAAGAAGAATTATCGCAGCAACAATGGGAGTTACATTGAAATTTAAGAGACCTaataaatttgccaaaaaaagacGACACAAATTTTCAGACAAGAAAGGTTAGACTTCGTTAAGATAAAGATTTATATGGTGGAAAATTACCGAAGGGGGGCATGCATAGGACGTCCGCGGCATGAAAATGTCCGTTGTGAGCCTGCGACCGCCCTTTTGGCGGCGGAGAAATCAAGATTTTGGAAAACTTCAGCTTGcctatacataaaaaaaattaaagaattaatgCCACGAAAATCTCCGAATTTATATGATAATTTTATGTTCctttaatttctgttaaatttgattaatatcacgaaaaatcacaaattagtacacttatgataagCGGAGGGTAAAACCCTAAATGAGTATACCTATCAATTATCACGCGTGTcattcaactcaataatttgatggtaaaagtTAACGGAAACcgatatataataaatttgtcacgagatataccgatttgtgatttttggtgataaaaaagaataatttgaaatttttttattataaatgtatcaatttatagTATTTTGTAGCatcaatccaaaaataaaatggtctctatatttatcaaaaacaaGCTCTAAATTAGCCTCTCCGTCGCTTGAAATCCGGTGAAAAAATATACCGTGTTCGTGTTCATCTACTCGCGCCTCGCAAAAAATATGTTTATCGggaataataatatttttgcgATTATTCCAAAGCACAAGCGaagatagaaaatgaaaaaaaaaagaaaagaataaaaaaaggaaaaggaaagaagataaaaaaagtaaaaaggagcGAGGAAAGGTGGGGCGGCATTTTCCTAAAGCCGCGACGGTCAACGGCTGGGATGGGCTGAACCTCCCCGGATCTAACGGTCAGCTCCCCTCCTCACCTgccctctttttttccccttctttggTTAGACGGGAATTTCAACGCGGGCGGGGGGCGGGTGGGGCTCGTTTAAAACGACCCCCGTTTCCCCCATTTCTCTTCgtcgccatctctctctctctctacgatcgccgagccaccgccgagaggtgtagagagagaaacccgccgccgccgccgccgccaactACCTAACCTACCACACAcacactcttctctctcttcgccTGCCACTGGCAAGAACCGCCGCAGCGGCAAAGGCAATGACGTCCGCCTCGTCCCTGACCGTCTCCCAGGCCGTCCTGGCCCGATCCGCCTCCGCCCCCGCGGCGGCGCCGGCCAGTCCCCTCCTCCGACCGCCTCTCCGTCCCCTCCCCCGCCTCCCCACCTTCTCCGGCCTCAAgtcctcccccgccgccgccgcccccgccggcTCCGCCCACCGCCGGCTCCGCCGCCTCGCCGTCCCCGGCCGATCAgggccaccgccgccgtcgagACCCtcggccccgccgccgccgccgagacCGCCCTCGTCGACAAGTCCGTCAACACCATCCGGTTCCTGGCCATCGACTCAGTCGAGAAGGCCAACTCCGGTCACCCGGGCCTGCCCATGGGCTGCGCCCCGATCGGCCACGTCCTGTACGACGAGGTCATGAGGTACAACCCCAAGAACCCCTACTGGTTCAACCGCGATCGGTTCGTGCTGTCGGCCGGGCACGGCTGCATGTTGCAGTACGCCCTGTTGCATCTCGCCGGCTACGACAGCGTCAAGGTAACCGTGCTGCTCCGGCTTTTGCCTCTCGTCTGATTGCTGAAATGGTTGCGCGTAACATCATTTGAATTGGCTTGTTTGGATCTGGGGAGGGTGACGATGACGTTGTCGATGCATCGAAGTGAAAGTGATCCGTGCTTTGTCTGTTCTCCGGAATTAGTTTTGTTTagctgactttttttttcttgcgtGGTTTTGAGATATTCTTACATCTTGGGTTTctgtcaccttttttttttcttgaatataagTATGTTGTTGTAGGATTGAGAAGAATGACAATTGTGAACGAATCTCGTTGTCTTTACTGTTTCTGTTAGTGCACCTTTTATCTGCAGCTCAATTTAAGGggaagaaaagccaaaaaatgaaaaaaatgatttgacttGCCAGATCTTTGAGCGATTTGACTTATTGTGTGTCTTGCGACATGGATTAGGAGGAGGATTTGAAGAGTTTCCGTCAATGGGGAAGCAAGACACCTGGGCATCCTGAGAACTTCGAGACACCCGGTATTGAAGTTACGACAGGTGAGGGAAATTCCTTTGAAACCATCCCTGTACCGGATGATGTTCTGATGTTGCCATGCCTGGCCTATAGCTTAGGAGTTTTACAATTAGTGTGGTGTCTGTGTTCAATGTAGGTCCACTTGGCCAAGGAATCGCCAATGCTGTTGGTTTGGCTCTTGCTGAGAAACATTTGGCTGCTCGTTTCAACAAACCGGACAATGAAATTGTCGACCACTACACGTAATATGCCAATTCTTCATTGCATTCATTAGTTTGCTTGGATTTTACAGACTGTTGGTTGACTTAATGAATTTTGTCTTTGGGGGGCTCTTATTCTAGATATGCTGTTCTTGGAGATGGATGTCAAATGGAAGGCATTGCGAATGAAGCTTGTTCCCTCGCTGGGCACTGGGGACTTGGGAAGCTGATTGCCTTTTATGATGACAACCACATCTCCATTGATGGTAACACAGAGATTGCATTCACCGAGAATGTTGAGAAACGTTTTGAGGGTCTGGGTTGGCATGTTATATGGGTGAAAAATGGTAACACTGGTTATGATGAAATTCGTGCTGCCATCAAAGAAGCAAAGGCTGTTAAAGACAAGCCTACTTTGATTAAGGTTAGTTTTCCCCTGCCATTATGGATTTCTGTGGAATTCTCAAGTGATAAAGCTAGCTTTCCACTTTTACTGCATGGAAAAATTCTCTTTGGTTTCCCCTCTTTTTAAACTTTGATCTGCTAACTGAGAAGTACTTAAATGTTGAAACACAAACATGATCAGTTGCATGGGCACGTTCAGGGAGAGGACAACAATATAGCATACTGTAACCAGTGTTTTTACCTTGATTTGAATGCAATGCAATTATTCTGGCATTTGATACTGAAAATACGCTGGTTTCTGCAGGTAACTACGACCATAGGTTATGGTTCACCTAACAAGTCCAACAGCTACAGTGTGCATGGTAGTGCACTGGGCGCCAAGGAAGTTGATGCAACTAGGAATAACCTTGGTTGGCCATATGAGCCTTTCCATGTGCCTGAGGATGTTAAAAAGTGAGTAAATAACAAAAAGCTCTTATGTCTATTATGTGAGGGAGAATGACATGGTATCCAAACTCGTTGATAATGTGTATGGTTTTTTGCAGGCACTGGAGTCGCCATACTCCTGTTGGTGCTGCTGTTGAAGCTGAATGGAATGCAAAATTTGCTGAATATGAGAAGAAATACAAGGATGAAGCTGCAGTGCTGAAATCTATCATTAAGGGTGAACTACCTGCTGGTTGGGAGAAAGCCCTGCCGGTGAGTATTTGCAGTAGATCGACAGAATTGTTTTCTAGTAGAAGTCATTATGCATTCTCTACTTTGAGCTATACAGACACCTAATTATTTGAAAACCTATGCATTGCCGCCTTAAATGTGATCATAACtct
This region includes:
- the LOC104442251 gene encoding LOW QUALITY PROTEIN: transketolase, chloroplastic (The sequence of the model RefSeq protein was modified relative to this genomic sequence to represent the inferred CDS: deleted 2 bases in 1 codon), with amino-acid sequence MTSASSLTVSQAVLARSASAPAAAPASPLLRPPLRPLPRLPTFSGLKSSPAAAAPAGSAHRRLRRLAPRPIRATAAVETLGPAAAAETALVDKSVNTIRFLAIDSVEKANSGHPGLPMGCAPIGHVLYDEVMRYNPKNPYWFNRDRFVLSAGHGCMLQYALLHLAGYDSVKEEDLKSFRQWGSKTPGHPENFETPGIEVTTGPLGQGIANAVGLALAEKHLAARFNKPDNEIVDHYTYAVLGDGCQMEGIANEACSLAGHWGLGKLIAFYDDNHISIDGNTEIAFTENVEKRFEGLGWHVIWVKNGNTGYDEIRAAIKEAKAVKDKPTLIKVTTTIGYGSPNKSNSYSVHGSALGAKEVDATRNNLGWPYEPFHVPEDVKKHWSRHTPVGAAVEAEWNAKFAEYEKKYKDEAAVLKSIIKGELPAGWEKALPTYTPEIPADATRNLSQQCLNALVDVVPGLLGGSADLASSNMTILKKFGNFQKDTPEERNVRFGVREHGMGAICNGIALHSPGLIPYCATFFVFTDYMRAAMRISALAESGVIYVMTHDSIGLGEDGPTHQPVEHLASFRAMPNILMLRPADGNETAGAYKVAIVNRKRPSVLALSRQKLPNLPGTSIEGVEKGGYVISDNSSGNKPDVILIGTGSELEIAAKAADELRKEGKTVRVASFISWELFDEQSPEYKESVLPSGVTARVSIEAGSTFGWEKIVGSKGKAIGIDRFGASAPAGKLYKEFGITVEAVIAAAKQVS